A window from Pokkaliibacter sp. MBI-7 encodes these proteins:
- a CDS encoding ATP-binding protein, whose translation MKFPSLRLRSFRLRVALQAALLTLLSLAIFTAMTWHILLQQRLQQIDGALYAEFAGELSRRLPRQVWPTIYQQLDGAFSGYTPANTDSQRVLLLALDQNREVAFRSETWPVHLQPEQLPPVASIHVRQPSSRPASPPPPAAGAERPQPADRPPPYDEERNFVPHGQMQQQQLDRIPAPPYYKDLKVDMRTVEVDGVRWRMGGIEHPAWKVYAGVNLDLVRTQLLISLSQLWIVVPPALLLMLLGAWVVAGRALRSVSHLSDNIASIDVADLTQRLSDADNDREFAAIVAVFNALLERLERSFHQAKRFSGDAAHELKTPMMILHAGLEQALQQAPDGSALQSTLSKLLEETHRLHAIIGKLLLLAQADAGRLPLQRGPIDLYAMLEELEEDYSMAAPERDFDWQVPRPLVISGDPDLLRQVFHNLISNAIKYGRPEGWIRLVAHRQGDLWCLDLANASVGIAIEFRDHLFDRFYRIPTTVTQPERRHGGTPDMPRAQQIARQGGERRVDGLGLGLGLAREIARAHGGDLVLLHAEPGEACFRLTLPALPAPEGTENRQKTVPFHDKTVIGSHAETHLV comes from the coding sequence GTGAAATTTCCCAGCCTGCGCCTGCGCTCCTTTCGCCTGCGCGTCGCCCTTCAGGCGGCGCTGCTTACCCTGCTCAGTCTGGCCATCTTCACCGCCATGACCTGGCATATCCTGTTGCAGCAGCGGCTGCAGCAGATCGATGGCGCACTGTACGCCGAATTCGCCGGCGAGCTGTCCCGCCGCCTGCCCCGTCAGGTATGGCCAACGATTTACCAGCAGCTCGATGGCGCCTTCAGTGGCTACACCCCGGCCAACACTGACTCACAGCGGGTATTACTGCTGGCCCTTGATCAGAACCGTGAGGTGGCCTTTCGCAGCGAGACCTGGCCCGTGCATCTGCAACCCGAGCAGCTGCCGCCGGTGGCCAGCATTCATGTCCGTCAGCCCTCTTCGCGACCGGCCAGCCCACCGCCCCCAGCCGCCGGAGCAGAACGCCCACAGCCTGCTGACCGGCCACCTCCCTACGATGAAGAACGGAACTTTGTACCCCACGGCCAGATGCAACAGCAGCAGCTGGACCGCATCCCCGCGCCGCCGTACTACAAAGACCTGAAGGTGGACATGCGCACGGTCGAAGTGGACGGCGTGCGCTGGCGCATGGGCGGTATCGAGCATCCGGCGTGGAAGGTCTACGCCGGGGTGAATCTTGATCTGGTGCGCACCCAGCTGCTGATCAGTCTCAGCCAGCTGTGGATCGTAGTACCACCGGCGCTGCTGCTGATGCTGCTCGGTGCCTGGGTGGTAGCGGGACGGGCACTGCGCTCGGTCAGTCACCTCAGCGACAACATTGCCAGTATCGACGTGGCTGATCTGACCCAGCGTCTGTCAGACGCTGATAATGACCGCGAGTTTGCAGCCATTGTGGCCGTCTTCAACGCCCTGCTGGAACGGCTGGAGCGCAGCTTCCATCAGGCCAAACGCTTCTCCGGTGACGCCGCCCACGAGCTGAAAACACCGATGATGATTCTCCATGCCGGGCTGGAACAGGCACTGCAACAGGCGCCGGATGGTTCAGCGCTGCAGAGCACCCTGAGCAAACTGCTGGAGGAGACGCATCGTCTGCATGCCATCATCGGCAAATTGCTGCTGCTGGCACAGGCCGACGCCGGACGACTGCCGCTGCAACGAGGCCCCATTGACCTTTACGCCATGCTGGAGGAGCTGGAAGAGGACTACTCCATGGCCGCGCCAGAGCGCGACTTTGACTGGCAGGTACCGCGTCCTCTGGTGATCAGCGGTGACCCGGACCTGCTGCGGCAGGTGTTCCACAACCTCATCAGCAATGCCATCAAATACGGCCGGCCCGAAGGCTGGATCAGGCTGGTGGCGCACCGGCAGGGTGATCTCTGGTGCCTTGATCTGGCTAACGCCTCGGTGGGTATCGCTATTGAGTTTCGTGACCACCTGTTTGATCGCTTCTACCGCATACCCACCACCGTCACCCAGCCGGAACGGCGCCACGGGGGCACACCGGATATGCCCCGTGCCCAGCAGATCGCCCGCCAGGGCGGTGAACGACGGGTGGATGGACTCGGCCTCGGTCTCGGTCTTGCCCGCGAGATTGCCCGCGCCCACGGTGGCGATCTGGTGCTGCTCCACGCCGAGCCGGGCGAAGCCTGTTTCCGCCTCACCTTACCCGCCCTGCCCGCCCCCGAAGGCACGGAAAACCGACAGAAAACCGTGCCGTTCCATGACAAAACTGTAATTGGTTCCCACGCCGAGACCCACCTAGTATGA
- a CDS encoding TetR/AcrR family transcriptional regulator, with translation MATRKKTTTTTATTTPAATATPAKPRTRSTKPAASRTPAAASTAEAQQERRQAILSTALDLLQSQGYTATSMLAIARDAGASKETLYSWFGNREGLFVQLIEQHIAQHLTPLLSASVSDAAVLPVHLRAVLAFWLSPATLALTRAAISETNPALAQALNTQGLQATTSHLAIVLASLGLSCPVNSDQGAYLLSSLLGPYQLSALLSGETVSLDDSLSAHIEDVLASCAVTATETVSEAEESAPAKAEKKKKDKGGKDKKDKKKKKKHDLGMLSD, from the coding sequence ATGGCTACCCGCAAGAAAACCACAACAACGACAGCGACCACCACGCCAGCTGCGACGGCAACACCGGCCAAACCCCGTACCCGGTCAACCAAACCGGCCGCCAGCCGAACCCCGGCAGCAGCTTCAACAGCCGAAGCTCAGCAGGAGCGCCGTCAGGCCATCCTCAGCACCGCCCTTGATCTGCTGCAGAGCCAGGGTTACACCGCCACCAGCATGCTGGCCATTGCCCGAGATGCCGGCGCTTCCAAAGAAACCCTGTATTCCTGGTTCGGCAACCGTGAAGGGCTGTTCGTGCAGCTGATTGAGCAGCATATTGCCCAGCACCTGACCCCTCTGCTCAGCGCCAGTGTCAGCGATGCGGCCGTGCTGCCCGTGCATCTGCGCGCCGTGCTGGCCTTCTGGCTCAGCCCCGCCACCCTGGCGCTGACCCGTGCCGCCATCAGCGAAACCAATCCGGCACTGGCGCAGGCACTGAATACGCAGGGTCTGCAGGCCACCACCAGCCATCTTGCTATTGTGCTGGCGAGCCTTGGCCTCAGCTGCCCGGTGAACAGCGATCAGGGTGCCTATCTGCTCAGCAGCCTGCTTGGCCCCTATCAGCTCAGCGCCCTGCTCAGCGGTGAAACGGTCAGCCTTGATGACAGCCTGAGCGCCCATATCGAAGACGTGCTGGCCAGCTGTGCGGTGACCGCCACCGAGACCGTCAGTGAGGCAGAGGAAAGCGCACCGGCCAAGGCGGAGAAGAAGAAAAAGGACAAGGGTGGCAAAGACAAAAAGGACAAGAAAAAGAAAAAAAAGCATGATCTGGGCATGCTCAGTGACTGA
- a CDS encoding alpha/beta fold hydrolase, translating into MTIMAGTPFHLPYGNGRVVGDRLGRVPQVLCLHGAGQSHRGRFHWLREALWQRGIGSLALDMPGHGDSAGVLKQSSLRERTGQALRVLATQPWAAPLTVVGASMSGYTALRLSTAVPVANLVLMVPAAYHRDAYSMRFDQGFTGLIRQPGSWQYSDAWERLQAFRGNLLLLSGQEDEVIPTEVLQRYEQHARQAASVTHLRFACGHQLNGYLAQMPAAAQQVIEQIAGWYS; encoded by the coding sequence ATGACCATAATGGCAGGTACGCCATTTCATCTGCCGTATGGCAATGGCCGGGTAGTGGGTGACCGCCTTGGGCGCGTGCCACAGGTGTTGTGCCTGCACGGTGCGGGGCAAAGCCATCGCGGGCGATTTCACTGGCTGCGAGAGGCGTTGTGGCAGCGTGGTATCGGCTCGCTGGCGCTGGATATGCCGGGGCACGGTGACAGTGCCGGAGTGTTGAAGCAGTCCAGTCTGCGTGAGCGGACCGGGCAGGCGCTACGGGTGCTGGCCACCCAACCCTGGGCGGCGCCGCTGACGGTGGTCGGTGCCAGCATGAGTGGCTACACCGCACTGCGGCTGAGTACGGCAGTGCCGGTCGCCAATCTGGTGCTGATGGTCCCTGCCGCCTACCACCGCGATGCTTACAGTATGCGTTTCGATCAGGGCTTTACCGGGCTGATCCGTCAGCCCGGCAGCTGGCAGTATTCCGATGCGTGGGAGCGGCTGCAGGCATTTCGCGGCAATCTGTTATTACTCAGCGGGCAGGAGGATGAGGTGATTCCGACGGAGGTGTTGCAGCGCTATGAGCAGCATGCCCGACAGGCGGCCAGTGTGACGCACCTGCGCTTTGCCTGTGGTCACCAGCTCAATGGCTATCTGGCGCAGATGCCTGCAGCGGCGCAGCAGGTCATTGAACAGATAGCGGGGTGGTATAGCTGA
- a CDS encoding peptidase domain-containing ABC transporter: protein MDSALKCLVLAGRQLGHTTTVEKLKRDHAITDAEVAYPALAGIATALGLKASALSLDWRALLKASDALPLIARLRNGLSVLVVNVRHVDGEEQVQILDPLSADVALTWLPRERFEQAYTGQALLLKRDESREQASTRFGWHWFVAEIGQQRGLFTQVILLALFLQVLAFTPAIFTQVVFDKVITYHNLDTLHVLFAGVLIALLFNALFGGLRSLLLLHATSRLDMRATAFSFRRLLQLPLGLFQRTAAGTLVKHIQQTQQIREFFTGNLLLTLIELLALVVILPTLFFFSWQLTLIVLVFSALIALTTLISAWSNKPRLVSLYEAESARQALLTETIQGIETVKSLALESTQQRQLLESSAQATRLQYLIGRRTVLAGEVSQLLMKLMYVVCMWVGTQLLLDNQLTAGALIAFNIMSARVTSPLVQLVQLLSKFQQTSISLGMLARLLNQAPAQQKEGGLTSPVRGQIDIDNLSYCYPDRQRPALDQLSLSLKAGQSLGIVGRSGSGKSTLVRLLLGLLEPGSGLVRIDGQDVREYDASHLRGQISVVSQEAMVFRGTVRDNIAKARPWASLDEVIQVAKQAQAHEFIEQLPQGYDTPLEEHGGNLSGGQRQRLALARALLVNPRILILDEATSALDPESEAAIRKSLQQISRERTVIQISHRLSMLTDMDQIAVLNQGRLLDLAPHATLLSRCALYRGLWRIQHPQG from the coding sequence ATGGACTCAGCGCTGAAATGTCTGGTACTGGCCGGTCGCCAGCTGGGGCACACCACCACGGTGGAAAAGCTCAAGCGTGACCATGCCATCACCGATGCCGAAGTGGCCTATCCGGCGCTGGCCGGTATTGCCACCGCGCTCGGTCTCAAGGCCAGCGCCCTGAGTCTGGACTGGCGTGCGCTGCTCAAGGCCAGCGATGCCCTGCCGCTGATTGCCCGGCTGCGCAATGGCCTGTCGGTACTGGTGGTCAACGTCCGCCATGTCGATGGCGAGGAGCAGGTGCAGATTCTCGACCCGCTGTCGGCCGATGTGGCCCTGACCTGGCTGCCGCGCGAACGTTTCGAGCAGGCCTACACCGGGCAGGCGCTGCTGCTCAAGCGCGATGAAAGCCGCGAGCAGGCCAGCACCCGTTTTGGCTGGCACTGGTTCGTCGCCGAAATCGGTCAGCAGCGCGGGCTGTTCACTCAGGTCATTCTGCTGGCGCTGTTTCTGCAGGTGCTGGCCTTTACCCCGGCGATCTTCACCCAGGTGGTGTTCGACAAGGTCATCACCTACCACAATCTCGACACCCTGCATGTGCTGTTTGCCGGAGTGCTGATTGCCCTGCTGTTCAATGCCCTGTTCGGCGGCCTGCGCAGCCTGTTGTTGCTGCATGCCACCAGCCGGCTGGATATGCGTGCCACTGCCTTCAGCTTCCGCCGCCTGCTGCAGCTGCCACTGGGGCTGTTCCAGCGCACCGCGGCCGGTACGCTGGTCAAGCATATTCAGCAGACTCAGCAGATCCGCGAGTTCTTCACCGGCAACCTGCTACTGACCCTGATCGAGCTGCTGGCGCTGGTGGTGATCCTGCCCACCCTGTTTTTCTTCAGCTGGCAGCTGACCCTGATCGTTCTGGTGTTTTCTGCCCTGATCGCCCTGACTACCCTGATCAGCGCCTGGAGCAACAAACCACGGCTGGTCAGTCTGTATGAGGCGGAATCCGCCCGTCAGGCGCTGCTGACCGAAACCATTCAGGGCATCGAGACGGTCAAATCACTGGCGCTGGAATCCACCCAGCAACGCCAGCTGCTGGAAAGCTCGGCGCAGGCTACCCGTCTGCAGTACCTGATCGGTCGCCGTACGGTGCTGGCCGGTGAAGTCAGCCAGCTGCTGATGAAACTGATGTACGTGGTGTGCATGTGGGTCGGCACCCAGCTGCTGCTCGACAACCAGCTCACCGCCGGTGCCCTGATTGCCTTCAACATCATGTCTGCCCGGGTGACGTCGCCGCTGGTGCAGCTGGTACAGCTGCTGAGCAAGTTCCAGCAGACCAGCATCTCGCTGGGCATGCTCGCCCGCCTGCTTAATCAGGCACCGGCGCAACAGAAGGAAGGCGGCCTGACCAGCCCGGTTCGCGGCCAGATCGATATCGACAATCTCAGTTACTGCTACCCCGACCGCCAGCGTCCGGCGCTGGACCAGCTCAGCCTGTCGCTCAAGGCCGGGCAGAGCCTCGGCATCGTCGGCCGCAGTGGTTCCGGCAAATCAACACTGGTCAGGCTGCTGCTGGGCCTGCTGGAGCCGGGCAGCGGTCTGGTACGTATCGACGGTCAGGACGTGCGCGAGTACGACGCCAGCCACCTGCGCGGGCAGATCAGCGTAGTCAGTCAGGAGGCCATGGTGTTCCGCGGCACCGTGCGCGACAACATCGCCAAGGCACGGCCCTGGGCCAGTCTGGATGAGGTGATTCAGGTGGCTAAACAGGCGCAGGCCCACGAATTCATTGAACAGCTGCCACAGGGCTACGACACGCCGCTGGAAGAACACGGCGGTAATCTGTCCGGCGGCCAGCGCCAGCGGCTGGCACTGGCCCGCGCGCTGCTGGTCAACCCGCGCATTCTGATTCTCGATGAGGCGACCAGCGCCCTCGATCCGGAAAGTGAAGCGGCGATCCGCAAGAGCCTGCAGCAAATCAGCCGCGAGCGTACCGTGATCCAGATTTCCCACCGCCTGTCGATGCTGACTGATATGGATCAGATCGCCGTGCTCAACCAGGGTCGCCTGCTCGACCTCGCTCCTCACGCCACCTTGCTGTCACGCTGTGCCCTGTACCGCGGCCTGTGGCGCATCCAGCATCCTCAGGGGTAA
- a CDS encoding HlyD family type I secretion periplasmic adaptor subunit yields the protein MNAPQPVPTIISPVDDHADSRDTPLLEFAPGELIYALDSAPREAYRIVSGRVALMRPNGDEVDVGDSLGAGSLLADSELVALNPRRYNAVAETLTRLQIIDRDTIIARMAEDADYARQLLEQARITPAATAAPAASTSLLPATEPQISAFNPDYLLLQQHEAPQLLRWTVPVLCAALLSLIAWAAVAKTQTVISGHGRLITDVPTMVVQSFDQALLKEVKVQEGEAVRQGQLLALLDPSVAEADQHSVRQQLNAAQAQMARLAAEQQWQDHPEADAPVFSSDAQEQARQATLYQVRQRQYEASVDSYRNDIAALDSQLQGQKQALKDQQQQLKLSKEFTALKQDQYQREKEAYQRDGVYRLEYLKAAQSLSEVEKDTQATRTSIQSNSKQLAAKQAQLQAFRAQWQAQNESDMSDLQRQLTQLQAQLTKQDRNAGLVALRAPADGIVQSIALQNPGAVIRPAETLFEIVPDKAAQEFEVAISPSDIGQIKVGDPAQIRLDTLPSVRHGILTGTLTYLSADSVKGNNRQAPEEAMYRARIRIDGQQLFDVPPSFALRPGMTATADIQVGERRMISYLFYPVARALHQSFREP from the coding sequence ATGAACGCACCACAACCCGTGCCTACCATCATTTCTCCTGTTGACGATCACGCCGACAGCAGGGACACACCCCTGCTGGAATTCGCCCCCGGCGAGCTGATCTACGCCCTCGACAGCGCCCCACGCGAGGCCTATCGCATCGTCAGTGGTCGGGTGGCGCTGATGCGCCCCAATGGCGACGAGGTGGACGTCGGCGACAGTCTGGGTGCTGGCAGTCTGCTGGCCGACAGCGAGCTGGTTGCTCTCAACCCACGCCGTTACAACGCCGTGGCGGAAACCCTGACGCGCCTGCAGATTATCGACCGCGATACCATCATCGCCCGCATGGCGGAAGATGCCGACTACGCCCGGCAGTTGCTGGAGCAGGCCCGTATCACGCCCGCCGCCACGGCAGCACCTGCGGCTAGCACCTCACTGCTACCGGCTACCGAGCCACAGATCAGCGCCTTCAACCCCGACTACCTGCTGCTGCAACAGCATGAAGCGCCGCAGCTGCTGCGCTGGACCGTACCGGTCCTGTGTGCGGCGCTGCTGAGCCTGATTGCCTGGGCGGCCGTGGCAAAAACCCAGACCGTGATCAGCGGCCATGGCAGGCTGATCACCGATGTGCCGACCATGGTGGTGCAGAGTTTTGATCAGGCACTGCTGAAAGAAGTGAAGGTGCAGGAAGGTGAAGCCGTCAGACAGGGGCAGCTGCTGGCCCTGCTCGATCCCTCGGTGGCCGAAGCCGACCAGCACAGTGTGCGCCAGCAGCTAAACGCTGCTCAGGCGCAGATGGCCCGGCTGGCAGCCGAACAGCAGTGGCAGGATCACCCCGAGGCTGACGCCCCCGTGTTCAGCAGCGATGCGCAGGAGCAGGCGCGGCAGGCCACCCTGTATCAGGTACGGCAGCGCCAGTATGAGGCCAGCGTTGACAGTTATCGCAATGACATCGCCGCCCTCGACAGCCAGCTGCAGGGGCAAAAACAGGCACTCAAGGACCAGCAGCAGCAACTCAAACTGAGCAAAGAGTTCACCGCCCTCAAACAGGACCAGTATCAGCGTGAAAAGGAAGCCTATCAGCGTGATGGCGTATACCGGCTGGAATACCTGAAGGCGGCGCAGTCCCTTAGCGAAGTGGAAAAGGACACCCAGGCGACCCGCACCTCGATCCAGAGCAACAGCAAGCAGCTGGCCGCCAAACAGGCGCAACTGCAGGCCTTTCGAGCCCAGTGGCAGGCGCAGAATGAATCCGACATGAGTGATCTGCAGCGCCAGCTCACCCAGTTACAGGCCCAGCTGACCAAGCAGGACCGCAACGCCGGGCTGGTGGCTTTGCGTGCCCCCGCCGATGGCATCGTGCAGAGTATTGCCCTGCAAAACCCCGGGGCGGTGATTCGCCCGGCGGAAACCCTGTTCGAGATCGTCCCCGACAAGGCAGCACAGGAGTTTGAAGTGGCCATCAGCCCCAGTGATATCGGCCAGATCAAGGTCGGCGACCCGGCACAGATTCGCCTCGATACCCTGCCCTCGGTACGCCACGGCATCCTCACCGGCACCCTGACTTACCTCAGTGCCGACTCAGTCAAAGGCAATAACCGCCAGGCCCCGGAAGAGGCCATGTACCGCGCCCGTATCCGTATCGACGGCCAGCAGCTGTTTGATGTGCCGCCCAGTTTCGCCCTGCGCCCGGGTATGACCGCTACCGCCGATATTCAGGTGGGTGAGCGGCGGATGATTTCCTATCTGTTCTATCCGGTGGCCCGGGCCCTGCACCAGAGTTTCCGCGAGCCGTAA
- a CDS encoding TolC family protein yields the protein MHHTTVPACLRPAAMLLASLLLSACAGKVAPLTADVQQRVARQQQAMPALQGQLPAAPLDAAAAVSVALHNNLSLKVSALDTLLASGELDMARLQMLPDFSVQAGYTLRDRVEDSSDPLNRKSYAAQVSWNVLALAGQWLKAQQAGERQLVYRQRYQDTADQVASDTLVAWQQLADFQQQAAALDRADASIDSTQALLQRLQQAQLRDPLVLAQYADTLLALKSQIRTTRLRGDKAASNLGTQLASAGRRVQIATDDTSLPAADLVSALLGVPEDQLEQHALYFRNDLRENDIQARLLREQARMAWTSALPGLQLFYAREYDTDINLDPPSWQQHGFSLAFNLLGLVSAVVQHKQIVLQQQQLELKQLALGYLTVEQVRLSREALQMSHDSWLESQQRAAAAEHIAAIRRTRTPFYEDDELDRARAEVQAIQAQVTANQARQDMLQAYWQLLQASGIQLVPAAVLAGAAESASSSQQQLRQYWQQLPAQIQQQLLAIQPAALASTSATAHPAAPLALALSTPTP from the coding sequence ATGCACCACACCACCGTTCCTGCCTGCCTGCGCCCTGCCGCCATGCTGCTTGCCAGCCTGCTGCTCAGTGCCTGTGCCGGGAAAGTGGCGCCGCTCACCGCGGATGTGCAGCAAAGGGTCGCCCGCCAGCAGCAGGCCATGCCAGCCCTGCAGGGACAACTGCCCGCAGCCCCGCTGGATGCCGCGGCGGCGGTCAGCGTCGCCCTGCACAACAACCTCAGCCTCAAGGTCAGTGCCCTCGACACCCTGCTGGCCAGCGGTGAGCTGGACATGGCACGGCTGCAGATGCTGCCCGACTTCAGCGTGCAGGCGGGCTACACCCTGCGCGACCGGGTGGAAGACAGCAGCGACCCGCTCAACCGTAAGAGTTACGCCGCGCAGGTGTCATGGAACGTACTGGCACTGGCCGGACAATGGCTGAAAGCCCAGCAGGCCGGTGAGCGCCAGCTGGTCTACCGCCAGCGCTATCAGGACACCGCCGATCAGGTCGCCAGTGACACCCTGGTGGCATGGCAGCAACTGGCCGATTTTCAGCAGCAGGCCGCCGCACTGGACCGCGCGGATGCCAGCATCGACAGCACTCAGGCATTGCTGCAACGCCTGCAGCAGGCACAGCTGCGTGACCCGCTGGTGCTGGCGCAGTACGCCGACACCCTGCTGGCACTGAAATCACAGATTCGCACCACCCGCCTGCGTGGCGACAAGGCTGCCAGCAACCTCGGCACCCAGCTGGCCAGTGCCGGTCGTCGTGTGCAGATTGCCACCGATGACACCAGCCTGCCGGCAGCCGATCTGGTCAGCGCCCTGCTGGGTGTACCGGAAGATCAGCTGGAGCAGCACGCCCTCTACTTCCGCAATGATCTGCGCGAGAACGACATTCAGGCCCGGCTGCTGCGGGAACAGGCGCGGATGGCCTGGACCAGCGCCCTGCCGGGGCTGCAGCTGTTCTACGCCAGGGAATACGACACCGACATCAACCTCGACCCGCCCAGCTGGCAGCAGCACGGCTTCAGCCTGGCGTTCAATCTGCTCGGGCTGGTGTCTGCCGTGGTCCAGCACAAGCAGATCGTGCTGCAGCAACAGCAGCTGGAGCTGAAACAGCTGGCGCTGGGTTATCTCACTGTCGAGCAGGTACGGCTCTCACGGGAAGCCCTGCAGATGAGCCATGACAGCTGGCTGGAAAGTCAGCAGCGCGCCGCTGCTGCCGAGCATATCGCCGCCATCCGCCGCACCCGTACGCCCTTCTACGAAGACGATGAGCTGGACCGGGCCCGGGCTGAAGTGCAGGCCATTCAGGCTCAGGTGACGGCCAATCAGGCCCGTCAGGACATGCTGCAGGCTTATTGGCAGCTGTTGCAGGCCAGCGGTATCCAGCTGGTGCCTGCGGCGGTCCTGGCCGGAGCGGCCGAGTCCGCCAGCAGCTCACAGCAGCAGCTGCGCCAGTACTGGCAGCAGCTGCCCGCACAGATTCAACAGCAGCTGCTGGCGATCCAGCCTGCCGCGCTGGCCAGCACATCCGCTACGGCTCACCCGGCGGCGCCTCTGGCGCTGGCACTAAGCACCCCCACTCCCTGA